The DNA region GAGCAGGTTTTACTGGCTCCGTTTACTACCTTTCGCATCGGCGGCCCTGCACGCTATTTTTGCGAGGTGGCCAGTGAAGCCGAGCTTGTTGAGGCGGTTCAATTCGCGGGCCGGAACAGCCTGAAAATCTTCGTTCTCGGCGGCGGCAGCAATCTGCTCGTCAGTGATGACGGCTTCGATGGCCTCGTCATCCACATTGCCATCGATGACCCTATCGAGTCCGTCGGCGACGGACAATTCGTCAACTACACCGCCACGGCTGGAACCGATTGGAACGCCTTTGTGCTGCACATTTGCGAGCAGGGAATCAGCGGCGTTGAATGCCTGGCTGGAATTCCCGGCTCGGTCGGCGGCACGCCTGTGCAGAACGTCGGCGCTTATGGGCAGGAGGTAGCCAGCACAATTACCGGTGTTCGGGCCTTCGACGTGGAAACCGGTGTCTTTGTCACGCTTGCGCATGACCAGTGCGGCTTTGCCTATCGCCACAGCATCTTCAATACCAGCCAGCGAGGCCGTTATATTGTCACCGCGGTCACGTTTCGGTTTGACCTGAATGCTCGGCCAAACCTTGCCTACGCCGATCTGCAACGCCACTTCGCCGATTGGGACGCAACGAGGCCCGCGCCGACGCCGCTTGACGTTTATCACGCTGTCCGCGCCATTCGTCATGGCAAGGGAATGCTGATCGTCGAAGGAGAGGCGGACTGTCGCAGCGCGGGCTCCTTTTTCAAGAATCCTGTCGTTGCGCCTTCTGTGCTTACCCGGATTGCTGCCAATCTCCAGCTGCCCGCAGGGGAGATTCCTCACTGGCCAGCCGCTGGGGGGCAGGTCAAACTTCCGGCTGCGTGGCTGCTTGAAAAGGCCGGGTTCATCAAGGGCTTCACTCTCGGCCATGCTGGTATCTCGTCGCGGCATACGCTGGCGCTTATTAATCGAGGTCACGCTACGGCTACCGATATGGTGGCGCTACGAGACAGGATTTCGAGCGAGGTTTTGTCCCGATTTGAAATCCGGTTGGAGCAGGAGCCTGTTCAGCCGTAGGCTGCGTGGCTTTTCAGGGGTACCCCCCTCCCCGTACTTAAGTCCTAAAGTCTTCGAAACAAATGACCTAAGTCTGGACCTGATTGAGATCCATCAGCGGCTAAACAGGCTACGGAAAAGTCGATGTGCAACGAAAACCGTACCTCAGGGGCTAAAGCTCCATTCCCAGGAAAGCACTTGCGGCACGGCTGAAGCCGTGCCCTTAAGCAAAACCGGCTATTTCCGCAGTCTGTGAAGCGGCACTGGTTAAATGAAAAAGTCCGGCACGATGCCGGACTTCCTGTTTTCTTCTCTGCGTTAATTGTAGCAACGCTGTCAAGGGTTACTGCCTTTGCTGGAGGCGGGAGAGTTGATCGAGCAGGCGGGTTCGCTCTTCGGCGAGTACGGTTTCGACCGGTCCCTGTTCGAGGACGCTGCCGTCGGAAAATTTGATGACCTCGGCGGCCAGTTGGAATGCTTCGCCGACATCGTGGGTGACGGAGAGCACGGGGGTCTTTTTTGCGGCGAGCCAGCTTCGCAGATCGTCGAGCAGTTCGTCGCGCAGGGGAAGATGCAGACCGGCGAAGGGCTCGTCGAGCAGAAGGAGGCTGCCGGTGCTGACGGTAATTGCAGAGGTTGCGGCGCGGGCGACGGCGACACGCTGACGCTCTCCTCCGGACAACTTCCATGGCATGGAGTCGGCGAGCCCGGTCAGGCGAAACCGCTGTAAAGCTTCGTCGACGATTTCAGCCGAGGCTGCCGGGACGCCGTAGGCTATGTTTTGCCGCACCGTCATGTTGGGAAACAGTGCAGCTACCTGTGCCGCAAGCCGGACACCGCGCCGATAGGCGGGCAGGGAGATTCCAGCGGCGGTATCGAACAAGGTTGTCGTTGTAGCGCCGTGCAGGACGATTCTTCCTGCTGCCGGGCGCATCAATCCTGCAATTGCCCGGAGGATCGTTGTCTTGCCGCTGCCTGACGGGCCGAATAAAACTGTCCATGGCTCGGTCAGGTTGAAGGCGGCATCGAAGGCGAGTGCTCCCTGACGATGTTGCATGGAGAAACTAAGATGAGGCGTGCGCTCAGACAAGTTCGCCTCGCCCCAGCCCGCTTTCGCGGCGCGAGTAGATCACGATCAGCGCCACTAGAGAGACCACTACAAGCACCAATGCGGTTCGATTGGCACCACTGTAGTTGAAGTCCTGCACTTGGTCGTAGAGCGAGATGGAGAGGGTCTGCGTGGCTCCGGGAATGTTGCCGCCGAGCATCAGCACGACGCCGAACTCGCCGACGGTGTGGGTGAAGGCAAGCACAGCGCTGGTCAGCAGGGAACCGCGTGTCAGGGGCATGACCACGCTCCAGAAGGTTCGCCACGGCGACGCTCCCAGCCCGGCCGATGCTTCGGTGTAGCCGCGATCGACGACGCCGAACCCTGCCACCAGCGGCTGTACGGCAAAGGGCAGGCTGTAGAGGACCGATCCGACCAGCAATCCGGAAAAGCTGAAGGCGAGGGAGTGCCCGAAGATTCGGGCGAGGATACGGCCCGGAGTGGTGAGCGGGCCGAGCATGACTAGCAGGTAGAATCCCAGCACCGTTGGCGGCAGGACCAGAGGCAGGGCTACGAGTGCCTGTACTACCGCTCGTCCTGCGCCTTTGCCTGAGGCGATCCACCATGCCAGCGGCAGCGCAACTACCAGCAGAATTGCTGTTGTGCTTGCAGCCAGCCGCAGGGTCAACCAAAGCGCCTCAAAATCCATACAGCGCCAGTCTATACATTTTGCAAAGGCCGCTGGCTGCAACTCACCCTATCGCACTGCCGCCAGACCCAGCTTGCTCAGATTTGTCTGCACGGTGGGCGTCAGCAGCCAGTCGAGAAAGGCATGGGCGTCAGCGCGGTGTTTGGACTTCGCTATGACTACGGCGCATTGGCGCAGTTCGGGGTAGACCGTGGGCACCAGCACATAAGTGCCTATCTCTTTGAAGTGTGCTGTATCTGCCGTCGTCAAGGAGATCAGGCCGAGTTGGGCGTTGCCCGACTCCACGAACTGCGCGGTCTGTGCGATATTCTCCGCAACCACCAGATGCGGAGACACCTTGTCGTAGAGGTTAAGCTTATGGAGTGCTGCCACCGCCGCCCGGCCATAAGGGGCGTGCTCAGCGTTTGCAATGGCAATCCGAGTTACTCGCGGGTCGGTCAGCTTCTCCATGCTGAGTGGTTGCAAAGGAGAGTCCTTGCGCGCCCAGAGAACCAGTGTTCCTTTCGCGTAGGCGGTTGGCTCTTTCATGTCCGAAAGTCCGGCGGCTACTACCTTTTCGGGAAACACGAAATCCGCTGCCAGGAAGAGGTCCATGGGGGCGCCGTTCAAAATCTGCGTCGTCAGCGTGGCGGAAGATCCGTAGCTGACGATCAGTTTTATTCCGGTTGCATGTTCATAAGCCGCGGCCAGGACGGGCATGACCGGCTGCAGATCCGCTGCCGCTGCTACATGTAGTTCCTTTTGTCCCCACGCTGTACCTGCACCAAAGAACCCGCTTACCAATACAAGGCAAAGAAGAACAGATCTCATCTTTTGGTTGACTCCGCTCTTTACGGTAACCTAGATAGAACAATGAAAGTCGCGACCCATCATCTTAGATGCACAGAATGCGGAGCCGTCATTACCGGCAGCGCCGTCAACAGCATATTTCGCTGCCCGGACTGCAATGGACTCTATGACGTCATCTATCCCTGGTCGCCTGCTACCGGTTCGTCTGAAGCGAACAACCACAATCTGCCGAATGCGAGCGCGCTTCGCTGGCTGTGGCAGGAGCGCCGCACCTCGACCCTGCCTATAGACCAGAGCGGCGTCTGGCGCTTCCGCGACCTCTTTCCTATCGTGGAAGACCCGGCGAACATTGTCACTCTTCGCGAGGGCAATACACCGCTCTACGACCTGCCGCGCTGCGCCAAGGCGGTCGGCCTCGATTCGCTGCTGGCGAAACACCAGGGCATGAACCCTACCGGCTCCTTTAAGGACACCGGCATGACGGCTGCCCTGTCGGTCGCCGCTGACCGCAAATTCGAGTGGGTTGCCTGCGCGTCGACGGGGAATACTTCGGCTGCGATGGCCGCCTATGCCGCACGTGCCGGGCTGCGCAGCATCGTCTTCATCCCCGAGGGAAAGATCGCCTGGGGCAAGCTCTCGCAGTCGATGGACTACGGCGCGCTGACCATTCAACTGAAGACCGATTTCGACGGTTGCGTCCGCATCCTGACCGATCTGGTGACGCGCTTTCCGATCTATCTGCTGAACTCGGTCAACCCCTATCGGCTCGAAGGCCAGAAGACTCCCGCGTTTGAGATCCTCGAACAGCTTGAATGGCAGGTGCCTGACCACATCGTCGTTCCCGGTGGCAATCTGGCCAACTCGTCTGCGCTCGGAAAAGGCTTCATGGAGATGCATCGCCTCGGTCTCATTTCGCGCATTCCGAAGATCAGCATCATTCAGGCGGAGGGTGCCAATCCTCTGTATCGCTGGTATATGGATTCAAACCGCATCATGCGTCCCGTTACCGCCGACACTCGCGCGACCGCGATCCGCATCGGCAACCCGGCCTCGTGGCGCAAGGCAGCCAATGTGATCGATAAGCTTGGCGGCTGGTGCGAGCAGGTCTCCGAGCAGGAGATTGCGCTGGCCAAGGCGCAGATCGGTGCTGAAGGCGTTGGGTGCGAGCCTGCATCCGCTGTTACTTTCGCCGGCCTGAAAAAGCTGGTCGCGCTGGGTAAGGTCACGCGCGAGGAGCGTGTTGTGCTTATTCTGACGGGGCACACCCTCAAAGACTCCCAATACACTATCGACTACCATCGGGGAGAGTTGCTGACCGAGGCTGAAAACGCCCAGATCTCCGCCGAGGACCAGGCACTGCACGCTGCTTTGCGTAAGCCGCCTATTGTTCTTGAACCGGACTCGGACGTCGTGCTGCATGCGCTTGAATCCCACATGAAGCTCGCTCAGCCTGTATGACGCCCCTACATCTGCGTTTGCCAGCAACCTCTGCCAACCTTGGCCCGGGCTTCGACGCTCTGGGGCTCGCGATGGCGCTCTACCTCACGGTTGATGCGACGATTGCGGAGTCCTTCGGGATCGCGGCCACGGGTCGCAATGCCGACCTTTGTGGGGATGCCGAAAATAGCCTCATCTTTACGACTTACAGCAGCGTGCTTGCAGCAAATGGCAAGCCGGTTACGCCTCTGCATCTCGAACTGAATAATGAGATTCCTCTCGGGATGGGCTGCGGTTCCAGTGCGGCGGCGCTGCTCGCCGGTGTTTTGCTCGCCGATCATTTCGGGAAACTGAATTGGACCAGCCAGCAGATTCTGGAAGAAGCCTGTCGCCGTGAGGGCCACCCCGACAACGTCGCTGCCTGCTATCTGGGCGGAATGACGGCGTCTGCTGATGATGGAAGCCACGTGGTAACAGCAACCTGCGGACAAAATATCACCTGGAACTTGTATATTGCACTGCCGTCGGTGAGCCTCGCTACGGAGAAGGCGCGGGCGCTTTTGCCGCCCACGTACTCTCGTGCCGACGCGGTCGCCAATGTTCAGGCTACAGCGCTGCTTGTGGCTGCGTTTGCGCTCAATCGCGGCGATCTGCTGCGGACTGCGATGCGGGATCGAATTCATCAGCCGTATCGCATGGAGGCGTGTCCTCTTCTGCCCCGGCTTCTGCCTTTGAGCGAGACACCCGGCGTCCTCGGGGTGGCGCTTAGCGGCGCGGGGCCCTCGGTTCTTGTGATTGCTGAGGAGTCCGCCGCTGACACGCTGCCGGCGATCATTCGTCAAACTGCGGGGGATGACGATCTCGAGATTATCCAAACCACGATCGCTGCCGGAACTGTCATTCAGAGGTAGATGGGCAGACCTATCGGGCCTCATCAGAGGTCCCCTAAACGGGTAACCATTTCAACAAGTTACTTAAGATTTCTTTACCTTTCTCCACTTCCTTCGTACCTTAGCTCCTGTGGGCAGTTCTGGGGAGGGCTGCTACGCCGCCCGTTGACCTCTTTCATTAGAGGTCCGGGCGTTTGCCTTTTAAGGTGCTTTCCGGTCTGAAACTCTTCCTCGCCGTGAGCATCTATTATTGAGAGGACTGCTCTATAACAGCAGAACATCCGGAGGGAAGTACATGGCAGGACAGTTCGTAACGAACATCAACGACGCATCCTTTGAAAAAGAGGTCCTTCAGTCGGACCAACCCGTGCTTGTAGATTTTTGGGCTGCATGGTGTGGCCCGTGCCGCGCGCTTGCGCCGATCGTCGACGAGGTGGCCAACACGTATCAGGGCAAGCTCAAGGTCATGAAGATGGACGTTGACGCCAACACGGCAACACCTGCGCGCTACGGCATCCGCGGCATTCCCGCGCTTCTTATCTTCAAAGGCGGCCAGGTGGCCGAACAGATCGTCGGCTATGTACCCAAGGACACGATCGACAAGTCGGTACTCAAGGTCCTCGCATAAGTTTGTACCCAACGTCTCAAAACTCAAGCGGCCCGGCAACCAGCCGGGCCATTTCTTTGCGCTGCATCGATCCTCTGACTGCCTCTTCTGCGATTGCAAGGGATTTATTTATTGCTAAAGCTGAGGGACGCCTATATACATATCGCACTCCAGTTTCCGAGGAACTCAATGAAACGTTTGCTTATAGCAGTTCTCTGCCTGATGGTACCTGCCTGCGCCTTTGCAGCCGACAACAGTTATAAAGTCACCTACGATGGAGGTTCGCTCCCCGGTGTCAAAGCCAGCAAAACAGTAAAACTTTACGTCGATCCAACCCTTGTAAGAATCGTTGATGATAAGAAGGAAGTCATTAACATTCCAGCATCGTCCATCACTGAAATTTCTTATGGGCAGGATGTTCATCGTCGCGTAGGTGCTGCCATAGGTCTTGCTGTGGTTAGCTTTGGCGTCGGCGCATTGATGGCGCTGACCAAATCGAAAAAGCACTATGTTGGCTTGACATGGGCAAACGGTGACCAAAAGGGTGGTTTTGCCATGCAATGCGATAAGAATGAATACCGCGGTATATTAGCCGCTCTGGAAGGTATCACAGGCAAGAAGGCTATCAACTCGGACTCGATGACAGTAAAAAACTAAGAAAGCTTACTAGAAATCCATCCTTTGCCTCTGCGAAGGATGGATTTTTTCTTGTTTGTTCTCGTTGCTACTCTTCTTCTCAATTACCGAACCGATCCTGAGCCGTTACACTTTTTAAATGCTTGAATGGATGCTCTTCCGCACGATCATGGTGGCCTTCTTCATCCTGGCCAACAGCTTCTTCGTCGCTGCTGAGTTTGCCCTTGTCAGCGTACGTGAGACGCGCATTCAGCAACTTATCGCGCTTGGCCGTCCCGGGGCGCGTACTGTGCTCCAACTCAAGCACAATATCGACGAGTTTCTTCCTGCCGTGCAGTTCGGTGTTACGCTGGCCGCACTTGCCCTTGGCTGGATCGGTGAACCCGCCGTTGCGGAGATGATCCTCCAGCTTGTACATCACTGGCTGCACCTGATGCCAACGTACGCCGTCGTCTACGCTCATACGCTCGCTGTCATCATCTCTTTTGGGCTGATTACTTATTTTGAAGTTCTGCTGGGTGAACTGGTGCCCAAGTCACTCGCATTGCAGCGAGCGGAGCGCATCGCACTCGCCGTTGCCGGACCGATGGACGTGTTTATCCGCATCACGCGGCCTGCGGTCAACCTTATGAATAACTCGGCAGCGCTTGTGCTCAAGCTTTTTCGCGCACCGCTCCACGGCGAAGGCGCTGTCCACTCGCCGGAAGAGATCAAGCTGATTGCCACCGCCACGCGCCGCATGGGTCTTCTGCCTGTCTTTCAGGAGGAGATCATCCATCGCGCCATCGAGCTGAACCATGTGACGGTTCGCGAGATCATGACACCGCGCGGTAAGATTTTTTCGCTACCCGCCGACCTTCTTGTCGAGATGGCGAGCGGCCGCATCGTCGAAGAGCAGCACTCCCGCATCCCCGTGTATGACCCGGCCAAGGGGCCTGAGAATATCATCGGCATCGTTTATTCCAAGGACATCTCGCGACTCATGCACTTTCGTGGCGTGGCGCTTAGCCTCGGCGGCAAAGGCGGATCAGGGCTTACGCTGCGTCAGGTCATGCATGAGCTCATGGTGGTTCCGGAGACCAAGCTGGCGGTTGAGCTGCTGCAGGAGTTTCAGGAACGCCGCCGTCAGATGGCCATCGTCGTCGATGAGTTTGGATCGACCGTCGGAATTGTGACCGCCGAAGATGCGCTGGAACAGATCGTGGGTGAGCTCGACGACGAGTTTGACATCGCTCCGCGCAGCCCGCTGCTCAGCTCCACGGGAGCGATGTCGCTCGACGGCAGCACCACCCTCCGCGACCTTGGCACCCAGCTCCACTGGGAGTTTCCGCGCGAGGCCGGAGTGGAGACGCTTGCAGGCTTTATGCTGGCGCACCTCGGTCACATTCCCACCGTGGGCGAGAGCATTGAGCACGCCGGTCGCCGCTACTCCGTCGCCGAGATGAACGGCCGCCGCATCAGCCGCGTCACGGTCCAGATACTCACCCCGGCAAAAGCGCTGGAGCCGAAGGGTAGGGAAGCAAAGGTATGAAGCCAGCGCTGTGGAATCCGATTCGCCGCATTCTGCTTACGCTTCCCGTCATTTGGGTGGTTGTCTCGGTTGTCTTCCTGCTGATCCATCTTGTCCCGGGCGACCCCATTGCGCAGATGCTGGGAGAAGGTGCGAACACCGCTGACATCGCTGCGCTGCGCCACGCCTATGGCTTTGACGCTCCGCTCAGCCAGCAGTATGCCCACTATTGGCATGGAATCCTGCGCGGTGACCTTGGCCAGTCGCTGCGTCTCCACGACTCGGTTACGCATCTTGTGCTTCAGCGCTATCCCTACACGCTTGCGCTTACCCTGGCTGCGCTGCTCATTGGAATTGCTGTCTCTGTTCCTTCGGGTATTCTTTCGGCGCTGCATCGTAATCGCTGGCAGGACCGTACCCTAGGCGTCGTCTCGCTGGTTGGGCTTTCGTTTCCCAACTTCGCGCTGGGCCCTATTCTCATCCTCGTCTTCTCGATCTATTTTGGATGGCTTCCGGTCTCGACTGCAGGGACTGGAGGTGTGGGCGACTTTCTCGTGCATCTGATTCTGCCGGCGATCACACTTGGGCTCGGCCTTGCCGCCATCCTCACGCGCATGGTGCGCACCGCGATGCTTGAAGAGCTGGGGCAGGACTACATCCGCACCGCTCGCGCCAAGGGACTCAGCGAGCACGCTGTCGTCTACCGTCACGCGCTGCGGAACGCGCTGATTCCCGTGCTCACGGTGATCGGGCTGCAATTCGGTTCGCTGCTGTCGGGAGCTATCGTCACGGAGACGATCTTCAGTTGGCCGGGCATAGGCCGCCTCACGCTGTCGGCTATTTCGAATCGAGACTATGCGCTGGTGCAGGGCTGCATTCTTGCTGTCGGCCTGACCTACGTCGCTATCAATCTACTGACCGATGTGGCCTACACAATCGCTAACCCGCGAATGCGCAGCCAGTAGATCGAGACAGGATTTGCTGTTGGTGTGGAGGAAGGCAACCGCAGATTCCCTTCGGGAATGACAACCAAGAGGCACGGCCGACTCTACGAGAACTGCTACTTTGCTCTAAAGCAACTCCACAATGCGGGCGTCAACGCCACTCTCACCCACAGTCATCAATGCTACCGTTACCGGAAGATTGAATCGGCGTGGACCAGCGCTTCCGGGATTCAGATACATCACGCCATCCCGCACTTCGACCGAAGGCTTATGCGAGTGGCCACTGACGACCGCAGCCACTCCAGCCACAACGGGATTGATATCTAAATCCGTGACCGAGTGGACCAGGTAAAACAGCCGTCCTTGAAGCTCCACTACGTCGGTAGCGGGAAGCTCCGCGCACTTGCCCCCGTGATCGATGTTGCCCCGAATCGCTGTTACCGGGGCGATCCCTCGCAACGCGTCCAGAATGCGCGCATCGCCGACATCTCCGGCATGAAGAATATGTTCCACCCCGGCCAACGCAGTGACGGCCTCAGGCCGCAATAGTCCATGGGTGTCTGAAATTACCCCGACCAGCATGGCGATCAGGCCAGCCGCAGGCTCTGCAGCGATGCGTAGCTCTGGCTCTGCTTCGGATCGTGGCTGCGGTCAGGGTCGATTTTCAACTCCATCACGGTCACACCATCGAGCGACACTGTGTAGTCCTCGATCTCTTCGGTCGACCCACTTGGGCTGAACGTAAACTGCTGCCGCACCACTTCGTGCAGGTTCGTGCCCGAACCCGCAAAGATGGCAAATTCCTGCGAACGCTCCGCTGCCTTGTCGATGAAGTGCAGCTCGATCCGACGAATTGTCAGAGGCTCATCGAAGTGCAGACGAATCACTTGCGGCCCTGTGCCTGCCGCGCGCCAGCCTGTGGTCAGCGTTTTGCCCAGCGCGTGTTCAATGGGAAACATCGCATCTTCAGACGTAATCTCGACCCGAGCAATCCGCTCCAGATCGCGCCAGTTGTCCCGAATCG from Edaphobacter paludis includes:
- a CDS encoding UDP-N-acetylmuramate dehydrogenase encodes the protein METLPIRVQEQVLLAPFTTFRIGGPARYFCEVASEAELVEAVQFAGRNSLKIFVLGGGSNLLVSDDGFDGLVIHIAIDDPIESVGDGQFVNYTATAGTDWNAFVLHICEQGISGVECLAGIPGSVGGTPVQNVGAYGQEVASTITGVRAFDVETGVFVTLAHDQCGFAYRHSIFNTSQRGRYIVTAVTFRFDLNARPNLAYADLQRHFADWDATRPAPTPLDVYHAVRAIRHGKGMLIVEGEADCRSAGSFFKNPVVAPSVLTRIAANLQLPAGEIPHWPAAGGQVKLPAAWLLEKAGFIKGFTLGHAGISSRHTLALINRGHATATDMVALRDRISSEVLSRFEIRLEQEPVQP
- a CDS encoding metallophosphoesterase family protein, encoding MLVGVISDTHGLLRPEAVTALAGVEHILHAGDVGDARILDALRGIAPVTAIRGNIDHGGKCAELPATDVVELQGRLFYLVHSVTDLDINPVVAGVAAVVSGHSHKPSVEVRDGVMYLNPGSAGPRRFNLPVTVALMTVGESGVDARIVELL
- a CDS encoding ATP-binding cassette domain-containing protein; this encodes MQHRQGALAFDAAFNLTEPWTVLFGPSGSGKTTILRAIAGLMRPAAGRIVLHGATTTTLFDTAAGISLPAYRRGVRLAAQVAALFPNMTVRQNIAYGVPAASAEIVDEALQRFRLTGLADSMPWKLSGGERQRVAVARAATSAITVSTGSLLLLDEPFAGLHLPLRDELLDDLRSWLAAKKTPVLSVTHDVGEAFQLAAEVIKFSDGSVLEQGPVETVLAEERTRLLDQLSRLQQRQ
- a CDS encoding ABC transporter permease, with protein sequence MKPALWNPIRRILLTLPVIWVVVSVVFLLIHLVPGDPIAQMLGEGANTADIAALRHAYGFDAPLSQQYAHYWHGILRGDLGQSLRLHDSVTHLVLQRYPYTLALTLAALLIGIAVSVPSGILSALHRNRWQDRTLGVVSLVGLSFPNFALGPILILVFSIYFGWLPVSTAGTGGVGDFLVHLILPAITLGLGLAAILTRMVRTAMLEELGQDYIRTARAKGLSEHAVVYRHALRNALIPVLTVIGLQFGSLLSGAIVTETIFSWPGIGRLTLSAISNRDYALVQGCILAVGLTYVAINLLTDVAYTIANPRMRSQ
- a CDS encoding hemolysin family protein translates to MLEWMLFRTIMVAFFILANSFFVAAEFALVSVRETRIQQLIALGRPGARTVLQLKHNIDEFLPAVQFGVTLAALALGWIGEPAVAEMILQLVHHWLHLMPTYAVVYAHTLAVIISFGLITYFEVLLGELVPKSLALQRAERIALAVAGPMDVFIRITRPAVNLMNNSAALVLKLFRAPLHGEGAVHSPEEIKLIATATRRMGLLPVFQEEIIHRAIELNHVTVREIMTPRGKIFSLPADLLVEMASGRIVEEQHSRIPVYDPAKGPENIIGIVYSKDISRLMHFRGVALSLGGKGGSGLTLRQVMHELMVVPETKLAVELLQEFQERRRQMAIVVDEFGSTVGIVTAEDALEQIVGELDDEFDIAPRSPLLSSTGAMSLDGSTTLRDLGTQLHWEFPREAGVETLAGFMLAHLGHIPTVGESIEHAGRRYSVAEMNGRRISRVTVQILTPAKALEPKGREAKV
- the modB gene encoding molybdate ABC transporter permease subunit; protein product: MDFEALWLTLRLAASTTAILLVVALPLAWWIASGKGAGRAVVQALVALPLVLPPTVLGFYLLVMLGPLTTPGRILARIFGHSLAFSFSGLLVGSVLYSLPFAVQPLVAGFGVVDRGYTEASAGLGASPWRTFWSVVMPLTRGSLLTSAVLAFTHTVGEFGVVLMLGGNIPGATQTLSISLYDQVQDFNYSGANRTALVLVVVSLVALIVIYSRRESGLGRGELV
- the modA gene encoding molybdate ABC transporter substrate-binding protein; this encodes MRSVLLCLVLVSGFFGAGTAWGQKELHVAAAADLQPVMPVLAAAYEHATGIKLIVSYGSSATLTTQILNGAPMDLFLAADFVFPEKVVAAGLSDMKEPTAYAKGTLVLWARKDSPLQPLSMEKLTDPRVTRIAIANAEHAPYGRAAVAALHKLNLYDKVSPHLVVAENIAQTAQFVESGNAQLGLISLTTADTAHFKEIGTYVLVPTVYPELRQCAVVIAKSKHRADAHAFLDWLLTPTVQTNLSKLGLAAVR
- the thrB gene encoding homoserine kinase, coding for MTPLHLRLPATSANLGPGFDALGLAMALYLTVDATIAESFGIAATGRNADLCGDAENSLIFTTYSSVLAANGKPVTPLHLELNNEIPLGMGCGSSAAALLAGVLLADHFGKLNWTSQQILEEACRREGHPDNVAACYLGGMTASADDGSHVVTATCGQNITWNLYIALPSVSLATEKARALLPPTYSRADAVANVQATALLVAAFALNRGDLLRTAMRDRIHQPYRMEACPLLPRLLPLSETPGVLGVALSGAGPSVLVIAEESAADTLPAIIRQTAGDDDLEIIQTTIAAGTVIQR
- the trxA gene encoding thioredoxin translates to MAGQFVTNINDASFEKEVLQSDQPVLVDFWAAWCGPCRALAPIVDEVANTYQGKLKVMKMDVDANTATPARYGIRGIPALLIFKGGQVAEQIVGYVPKDTIDKSVLKVLA
- the thrC gene encoding threonine synthase, which gives rise to MKVATHHLRCTECGAVITGSAVNSIFRCPDCNGLYDVIYPWSPATGSSEANNHNLPNASALRWLWQERRTSTLPIDQSGVWRFRDLFPIVEDPANIVTLREGNTPLYDLPRCAKAVGLDSLLAKHQGMNPTGSFKDTGMTAALSVAADRKFEWVACASTGNTSAAMAAYAARAGLRSIVFIPEGKIAWGKLSQSMDYGALTIQLKTDFDGCVRILTDLVTRFPIYLLNSVNPYRLEGQKTPAFEILEQLEWQVPDHIVVPGGNLANSSALGKGFMEMHRLGLISRIPKISIIQAEGANPLYRWYMDSNRIMRPVTADTRATAIRIGNPASWRKAANVIDKLGGWCEQVSEQEIALAKAQIGAEGVGCEPASAVTFAGLKKLVALGKVTREERVVLILTGHTLKDSQYTIDYHRGELLTEAENAQISAEDQALHAALRKPPIVLEPDSDVVLHALESHMKLAQPV